aaagttgCAGAAAAAAAGTGtctgtaaaaataaaaagcattcaatggTGGGATTGAAATCCATTACAATTGCATGTTCATATTGCAAGCAATTTGAATAGGCAATTGTTAGACAGCCCCTTAAGGGGGCGCTCCCACAATCACTTGCTAGGGGTGTGGAAAAGTTTGatcaactcaaaacattttcaaGTTGATCAATATTTTACGTCACGACAAACACTCAAAAATAagtaaaaaccttttttttccaaaaactattttacgaGCCTAAGTGAACTACAAGAGTATTTTGGTCTcaaattagagaaatgatacataTTACAACCCCAATACACAACTTCTGACCACATTTTCTCACctgacaacttttacttttactattcttctttttctttttctttttcttttttttttttaaaaaaaaaaaagtcctaaagctagctaggggaCGTGTCAAGAATTATGAAGATCATATCTCCTCAAATTAAAGCATGGCCGAAAAAATTGCCCAAGGGTATAATAACTAAACtgatttttcaacaaaaaatctGCAACAAACTCTTATTTCattgaaaatttagaaaaaaaaaaaaaaaaaaaaaaattatcatccgAGAAGATCAAGTACTAGTAGTCACAAAGTATAATGACAAGACactagaaaatatatatgtaccttaaaaaatgatgtgacttttaaaattaccattgaatttgaaatgaatCACTAcataattttgatcaaatagtaattttaaaagctacgtCACCTATAGAGGGGAAATGAGGAAAACAAAAGTCTttcttctagcattactcgtcTATACTACATAGTATTACTGGTTTGTTGTTTGGTTGACCGACCATGTTAGTTTCTCAAATGCCTGGCCTTAGTAGCTCCAACTTGATGCAGGCAGAAATGATAACAATTgcgtgaaaatatatatatatatatatgcaggtgAAGAAGGGTACAACTAACAATATTTTCCATGAAATCTTCAAGGATATGGGACCATATGAAGAATTCAACATTTCTGGCCGTTTTCTCTTTCAtgctttcttgttcttcaatgGTCCTCGTATGGCTGAAGCATCGGTAAAGACATTTTGAGTTTCACCCCCTTTCCAAAAGAAGAGTTAAATTACAGAATCTTTAGGTGTGCCCTCTTTTGCCTTTTTGTACAGAGCAAGGTGCTTAAGATACTCTTCCAACTCCTTTTCCAACTTCTCAATGAACTGACTAGTATGCTCAAGTGACTGCTCATACTTGTACTTTTCCAAGGCCTGCAATTTTTTATATGGGAAAGAAACTATTATGATCCAGCGTTATCTATATCAATGCATCACTATCTACACAAATCAGTCCACCTTCTTAATGATAGATATAATAATACAATGTAGAAcacttgttttaaaaataaaaagaaaaggaatactATGCAGAGTACTTCAAATTGCTTTTTTACTTGATGAGAAACTGACAAAGGCTAAACATATATCCAGAATCttctaatatataaataaaaacagGTTTTGATTTCCTGTGACTAAGAGAGATATAAGTACATCGCAAAAACTATTGAGAAACATGAATCTCAATGAGCCACCAACATATCTAAAGAAACTAAACGAGATAAAGTTAGGATAAAATCAGATGAGAGATGATATATCGTTAAATGGAACGAAAAAGGAAAATGCAGAGCCAATAAACTGAAATGATAAGACTACAATAACCAAATACAACAAACACACATACATTAGAGCTGATCAATTTGATAGAGGTAACACACTCCATACAAGGAGAGGGAAAAGGGGAAGACAGAGAGATGGGGATTGTCAAAGAAGATTAATTTCCACATCCCATCATCTTATCAAGCCTAATAACAAACGATCAAATCAAACACACCAAGTATTATATTTAATGCACTTTATAGCAATCCAATAATCAATAATGCTGCCCCAATCAACAACAAGAACTATAGCATTTTGATGTCCCACAAAGAGACGTAAGACTTGAGAAAATGCAAGGTCCATTTCAAAACGAGGATATTATTAAAACTTGCCATTAAACCCACCAAAGTCGGAAGAAACACCCCCCCTAGCCTTCTATTCCTCTTTGTTAAATGACTCGATTGCcaactatgaaaaaaaaaattcctaaaaagatagagatagagaagaaaataaaagacaaaaagtacCTCAACTTCAAGCAACAACTTTGGTCCCAGTATCCCCATCAAAAAGGTTAAACGATcacaaggagaaaaaaaaaaagaaaaagaaaaagaaaaagaaaaagaaaagaaaacacatacacacaaaCGAAGGAATGGTTATTAGGGAAAAATAAGCTCAATTTGGGAATTAAGGACCCCAAACCATAgcaatgggaaaaaaaaaaaaaacaccaatcaCAAACTGATTACACAACTCATTTGATTATCAATTCTACAATGGCCATGAAGCATAATCTCCCAATTATATTctttctatttaaaatttattagcACTTTGATAATTTGTAGTTGTCATTTCTAGTTGATTTATGAGAAAAGATGAGGGATGATAAAGCATTAATCTAATGAAACAAGAGGAACCAACCATTGCCTTATTTCATCTCTCACACACCAAGCATGATTAAGCTTTAAGGAGCGggaaatgataggcaggggacactcatccgtcccctgtcctacatataataataaaataatatattatataaacaaaaagtgaaaatcagaaagaataaatgaaaaaaaaaaatataatatattattttattattatatgtaggacaggggacggatgagtgtcccctgcctatcatttccCTTAAGGAGCTGTCACCTCCTCTTTCCCAGATTCAAACGCTCATGACTAGAGAATTTCCTCATGTCTTCCATGCCAAGTAATGAAATAGCAATTTTCTACTTCTTATCACCAACAATCATGCACCAAAAAGTTTTTGCTGCTTCCATACTGAGAGGGAATATAACAACCACTAAAAAGCAATTCAattcacaaattaaaaaaaaaaaaaaacaaaaacaaaataatcatgaATCACAGTAGAATATTGGATCTTTTATTAACTCATTCATTGATAGAAACAAGTTTATTACccgaaaataaaaaaaataaaaactagtgcATAGATTACATGTTCAAAAATATCCATAGAGCAAAAGTTGGTAACCTTACTCCTGCCAAAGAGCATCATGCTACTTACACACATTGCTTCAGTGAAATCCCACTTTATTAGCAAAGCCAAAGTTTTGAATCCCCTCCCCCTCTTTCTCTTTATGATTTTATTCACAAATTTAAAAAGCTTTGAGAGAAGATAAGATGGACTATGTGTAATTCCTTGCCAAGGAGGAACTAGCAATATGGACATTTCCCCAAGCCAGACACCCATCTGAGAGCCCGTCTTTAGTACGATAACATGCAGTTCCAACTCTATATGAACAATTTGGAACCTAGATTGATCACAACTCACCCAAATACTTAAGACCAATTGAGCAAATGCAAATCAAGTAGTGCACATATAAGCAGACATAGTTGGGCAATCCCATACCTCAACTTTGCAGGTACTAAgagaaaaattgttaatataCCGATCCATGACGATGCATTATTGAGACAAGTAAAAACAAAGCTTATTATGAAGACTGTCAGAAAAGATGAGAAAATTTTATTCTAGACTACTATACTTTGCCCCCTTGATCCACTGATTCAGCAAATGGTTATTAAAGGAAATGCTGAAATTACCTTGTCTTTAGACAGTGTATCTAGAGGTGACATTACTTTTGGCTGCACATAATTCTTTCCCCGGTAGAAAATTATAGTATTGTCAGCTTTTATGTCGATCACAATGCCTTTGCTCAGTCTAGCAAGCTCTTCAGCATATTCATGAACCTGCCCAGGTTTGCATGGCTTGCAAATTACCTTTACAGTCTCATGCTTCTTCCAATGGAGATGCATATTGAGAACAACCCCTCCAAATACACCTCGTCTCCCAACTGGGACAtagttcttctttttctcaccAGTACGCTTAAGGTAGTGCTTTTCTTCCTCAGTTAGGATTTCGGGATCATATGTTTCCGCAGGTGCTTTGGGAACCTCAAATTTCCTCAATTTCTCAATCAACCATGCTTCCTTCCGTTTGGCCTGAAGAGACTTCATAAGTTACACATAGCTCGGAAACTGGCCATATATCAGTAAAACTCAAAGCACAAAAGTAAAGCACATTTATTGAGATATTCAGATTATTATAAACCAAAGAAAGataatttgaaattgaaattaatcTGTAAGGTCAATGAGGAGATTCTTTTGGACTGCAGAGCACTACTAAAAATGTTTTAcccattttaaattaaaaattctatGGAACACATCTACCCTTTGAACAACCCAATGCATCTTTCATGCAATGGATGTTGGTCTAGACAGGTCAACCGTGAAAATCAGAGAACATGGTTCAATAGTCAGTTTTGAAATGCTCAAAGCACAGTAAGACCACAAACAAAAAGCTTGAGTAACGGACAAGACTAATAAAAAGTCATCGTTGATGCATTATATCTGTATCAGAAAAATTCCAGTAAACTGTTAGTCACTGCATCATGTTCAAGAAATAtacaaatgaataaaaaaataataaaaaaaaaaaaaaagaaaaagaaaaagaaaaagaagaagaagaagaagaagaagtagaagaaaagaaaagaaaagaaaagaaaagaaaagaaagaaagaaaaaaagaagaagatctaTAATAAAAGAAGCACTAATTTAAACACTGCTAACAACATTCAACCAACTTAGACATCATAAAGGAGTAGATACTTctaaagaaagcaaaaatattAAACCATTGATATTAAAaagcttttaatgatattctgattacttttaaaaaaaataaataaattgggcATTGTTTAACCTTTTCAAGTTTATATCTAATCCTAACTTCTGGATTTGGAGAAGTCATCTTCTTTTTGGCCTTCAGGCGATAGAATCTGAGTTCATTCACTTTGGCCTTTTTAGACATTTTGACTCGTTTggtcttcttctttcctttgttTCGGGGACCATCATTATTACCTCCGACACCAATAGAAAACCTGACAACATCATTGTCTGTCTTCAGCTCAATTGATGAATGACTCATGTATCTAGCAGGTACCGAATTTCTAAGAACATGAAAACCAAACATATTTAATCTCTGCACTAATGAAAAATCCAATTGAGCGGATATGCATGGCGCTTCTCGAAGAGGCCTCACTGTGTCATAGCTTCTGTGGCGCACCCATGTACTGTAAGCAGGGGACTGGGTAAATGAAGTCACTGAAGGCAATGATGAGAGAGTTGGGATATTTTCTAGTAGACAAGATAAACACAGTAGAGAATCCCTGCATAATGGATACATATAATCTATCATGAAACGCATTCAAAGCAAAAAGAGAGCAAGACAAGTTCAAATTTTCCCCTTCAAGGAAACATCAAATTCTTTAcataatatctcaaaattaacTGTTAGAAGCAAAATCAAAGCAGTATTTCCTCTAGAGATCTATTGGAGGCTACCCTTTTTTTCCTATAATACTCAGATTCAAATCTCTCTAGAAAATTACAAGTCTATCGTTTGCCTAGATCTCTGGagcttctcatttttctttctttaaggtTATGACCAGGAAAAACTGTCAATTAAAGCACTTGCACCAAATCTGTATAAAGCATCACTTGACAAAAGATATAGAGAATAGATGAAGAACATTCATAAAAATATAGCATAAGAAACTTATCATGACTCTAATTACCAAACAATTCTAGAACTTCAGATTTACGTCTGGTTACGTAAAGGCCAATTTGCACATTCTGGCCATAAATTAATAACCAATAGATTTCCACATTATCAAGCAAAACTGAGAACAGAACCAAAGAACTCAGACACATGCTTAAACCCACCATTTTGACCGTCTATCAGCTTcaatattaaataaatgaatttgTACTCCCCATCAAACTATCGAAATGATTAGCTTTTAACAATTGTAATTTCTTCAAAAAGCATAATCACCATCTAATGACACAAAGACGAGGATCAAAGACAGAGGGACATCAACAAGGTAGCACTGACCCAGAGAAGAAACCTGTCTCTCACATATATACATGCAGACCTGTGGTAGCACTTCCGCATATTCCCTTTATAACTAATTAGTCACCCTAGACGCCAAAGTATGATACCgtaaccaaaaaagaaaaatctcagCCTGACTTCTTCCAAGAAAGAACCCAAATGATATGCATCCTACAATAACAACGTTTGAATATCCACAAAAATCTGTGACATttcaaacctaaaaaaaataaaaatatagctGTACAAAATTTCAGAATCAAACTTCAGTGTGTACACTACTCTTATCAGATCAAAACCAAGAATTAACTTAAAACGTAAATATGTACTACCTATTATACCAACCCTCTGTTCGGTTAACGAGAAAACCTAGAAAAGGAATGGGAAGAAAATGAAGTCTAATTCTCAAGTCCCAACTGACCCAGATACGAAGCTTCTCTAAGAATCAAAGTcaattttttgttgattttatcACAATTTCTCACCAACCCACCagataattatcaaaattaaagccaacaaaattgtacaaaaaaaaaaaaaagaatacctTCTGCGAATGATGCCTCCTCTGATTAAAGCCAAGGAGAACATTGTCACCCAAATTCGACATTAAAAGTAAAGGCAATCAGTCACAAGGACGAAGTCTGAGAGTTTGAAGCAAGCTCCCGCTTAGGGACTTTTGCAGTCTGCTTCTCTGCTGTTTGGTCGGGTGAGACTTCATGGTCCATTTTCATGGTTAAAACATAGGGTTACCACTGCCGCTTAGTTGGTCCCCCGACATGCAGCTCtgaagagaaatatatatatatatatatatatatatatatatatatatatatatatatatatatatatataaaaaaatctaatgaaAATATGTTGATCCACAATTTTTATGCTGTCCCAAGATGAAGTTCGATCGGTTGGAATCACGCTCCATAAAGTAAAGGTAATTAATCCTTCTCCCTTTTATGTAGAcgtgttaaaaacaaaaaaaaaaattttatgctaaAGTTTTCAGTCAATCGGTATCTGCAAgggaaaattcaaatttaatttgtGAGTTTCGCACAAATTCAACTTAGTctctactttttaaaatttaaaattaaaaaaatcagtttgataaaatttttaagaaatattttggattttgaaaagagtttttaaaaaagttaagaacAGAATTGATTTATAGAGggttacatttttaaaaactgtTATATTAGGCtcaacaaacaaatcaaaaatttgtttcgtaaaatttagaaaagttcttttaaaaaacaaaaaaataaagagtgctcaccaaaaaaaaaaaaaactagtgcaCTTCATGCACAATGGTGGTGACCCCTAGTGGCAACCATTGCAGTGTTGGGGCTGGACAATCTTGGCGGCCACTGCAAGACCGCCAGAAGTTCATAGCGGTCACAATGATGTTTCTAAACATTCCTAACAGGCCACCGTACGGTTGTCAGAAGTTTGTGAGGGTCATTGTGGGCTTGCCAAAAGCTCATAACGATCAATGAGGGGTTGTCGGAAGTTTATGATGGCTATTGCGAAGTAGCAGAAAGTTCATGGGGGCAAATCGTGAGGCCGTTGGACATTTTGGATAGCCACCTCGATACGTTCCTGGTATCTACCACGAGGTCGCCAGACATTCCTGGCAGCCATTGCAAGACTATTGAAAGTTCATGACAGAAATCGTGGAGTAAGTTCATAAAGGCCATCACGAAGCCGCTAAACATTCCTGGGGGTAATGGTGGGGTCATTGGACTTTAATGGGGGCCACCTTAAGACTACCGAGCATCCCAAGTAGCCACTACGTATCATAAAAAGTTTAGGGTAGAAACTATAGGCCATAGGGAGTTCATGATGCCATCACTAAGTCGCAAGAAGTTCATAGCTCTCACCATAGGGCCCCCAAAAGTTATTGGcagccaccacattttcttGGTAAATTGTATGTACATAGCATTTGGAGTGATGATGTGTTTGGCAACAGAATTTTGAAAACAGAATATGATttcgatt
The sequence above is drawn from the Alnus glutinosa chromosome 11, dhAlnGlut1.1, whole genome shotgun sequence genome and encodes:
- the LOC133880934 gene encoding uncharacterized CRM domain-containing protein At3g25440, chloroplastic-like isoform X1, with amino-acid sequence MFSLALIRGGIIRRRDSLLCLSCLLENIPTLSSLPSVTSFTQSPAYSTWVRHRSYDTVRPLREAPCISAQLDFSLVQRLNMFGFHVLRNSVPARYMSHSSIELKTDNDVVRFSIGVGGNNDGPRNKGKKKTKRVKMSKKAKVNELRFYRLKAKKKMTSPNPEVRIRYKLEKAKRKEAWLIEKLRKFEVPKAPAETYDPEILTEEEKHYLKRTGEKKKNYVPVGRRGVFGGVVLNMHLHWKKHETVKVICKPCKPGQVHEYAEELARLSKGIVIDIKADNTIIFYRGKNYVQPKVMSPLDTLSKDKALEKYKYEQSLEHTSQFIEKLEKELEEYLKHLALYKKAKEGTPKDSVI
- the LOC133880934 gene encoding uncharacterized CRM domain-containing protein At3g25440, chloroplastic-like isoform X2; translated protein: MFSLALIRGGIIRRRDSLLCLSCLLENIPTLSSLPSVTSFTQSPAYSTWVRHRSYDTVRPLREAPCISAQLDFSLVQRLNMFGFHVLRNSVPARYMSHSSIELKTDNDVVRFSIGVGGNNDGPRNKGKKKTKRVKMSKKAKVNELRFYRLKAKKKMTSPNPEVRIRYKLEKAKRKEAWLIEKLRKFEVPKAPAETYDPEILTEEEKHYLKRTGEKKKNYVPVGRRGVFGGVVLNMHLHWKKHETVKVICKPCKPGQVHEYAEELARLSKGIVIDIKADNTIIFYRGKNYVQPKVMSPLDTLSKDKYGSSKNFLVHDCW